In Oryza brachyantha chromosome 2, ObraRS2, whole genome shotgun sequence, a single window of DNA contains:
- the LOC102719273 gene encoding cell differentiation protein rcd1-like — MLTSDVPNPSDPELVERLVLDLLDPELKGHALSELRKKREMFQDLALLLWDSFGTITSLLQEIIVVYPALSPPTLSLTSSNQVCNALALLQCVASHPGTRSRFIEARIPLYLCAFLETDSKTRQFEYMRLTSLGVIGALVKADDPKIINFLLENEFVPLCLHNMTIGSELSKTVATFITEKIVQDDAGLRYICANADRFYAVGSALATTVTSLVDQQPSKRLLKHIIRCYLRMADNPRGYAALQTCLPPKLKDGTFNSCLRDDPSGRHLLQQLLNKVISGRNVGQAHNSATRMSWG, encoded by the exons ATGTTGACTAGTGATGTTCCTAACCCTAGTGACCCTGAACTTGTCGAGCGTCTTGTTCTTGATCTGCTAGATCCAGAGCTAAAGGGGCATGCTCTTTCTGAGCTACGCAAG AAAAGGGAGATGTTTCAGGACCTAGCTCTGCTGTTATGGGATTCTTTTGGCACAATTACTTCACTGCTCCAG GAGATTATAGTAGTGTACCCTGCACTTTCACCCCCAACATTGTCGTTGACCTCTTCAAACCAAGTCTGCAATGCGCTAGCACTTCTTCAG TGTGTTGCATCTCATCCTGGGACTAGGAGCCGATTCATAGAAG CTCGCATTCCGTTGTACCTGTGTGCATTTTTGGAAACAGACAGCAAGACCAGGCAATTTGAATACATGCGGCTGACAAGCTTAGGTGTCATTGGTGCTCTTGTTAAG GCTGATGATCCAAAAATTATCAATTTTCTGCTGGAAAATGAATTTGTTCCTCTATGCCTTCATAATATGACGATCGGCAGTGAACTATCAAAAACT gtGGCAACTTTTATCACTGAAAAAATTGTCCAAGATGATGCCGGGCTGCGGTACATATGTGCTAATGCTGATCGGTTCTACGCTGTGGGATCTGCTTTGGCAACCACAGTTACTTCCCTGGTTGATCAGCAGCCTTCCAAGAGGTTGCTGAAGCACATCATCCGCTGCTACCTCAGGATGGCAGATAATCCTAG GGGTTATGCTGCACTACAGACTTGCCTTCCTCCCAAGCTGAAAGATGGCACATTCAACAGCTGTCTTAGG GATGACCCTTCAGGGCGACATTTGCTCCAACAACTGCTGAACAAGGTGATAAGTGGAAGGAATGTAGGACAAGCTCATAACAGTGCTACTCGCATGTCTTGGGGATAA